The following proteins are co-located in the Spirosoma montaniterrae genome:
- the surE gene encoding 5'/3'-nucleotidase SurE translates to MADKKPLILISNDDGITAHGIRTLVELMKQLGNVVVVAPNSPQSGMGHAITIANPIRLYPSDIFGDVPAYECSGTPADCVKLAKHHVLKDRAPDLVVSGINHGGNSSISILYSGTMSAAIEAAIEGIPAIGFSLGDFTRQPDFSHTHEHILTIARSVLERGVQPGTALNVNFPGRTAEPLKGIRICRQANAKWQEVFDERRDPHGRRYFWLAGDFVNFDAHAEDTDEYALSQNYTSVVPCQYDLTSYSMMNELRNWNL, encoded by the coding sequence ATGGCCGATAAGAAGCCCCTGATTCTGATTTCTAACGACGACGGCATTACCGCACACGGTATCCGCACGCTGGTCGAACTAATGAAACAACTTGGTAATGTAGTGGTTGTGGCTCCCAATAGCCCACAGTCGGGCATGGGACACGCTATTACCATTGCCAACCCCATACGCCTGTATCCGTCCGACATTTTTGGTGATGTACCCGCTTACGAGTGTTCGGGCACTCCTGCCGACTGTGTAAAATTAGCCAAGCACCACGTTTTGAAAGATCGCGCTCCTGATTTGGTAGTGAGTGGCATCAATCACGGCGGCAACTCCTCCATCAGCATTCTGTATTCAGGCACCATGTCGGCGGCTATCGAAGCGGCTATCGAAGGTATTCCGGCCATTGGTTTCTCGCTCGGTGATTTTACCCGCCAGCCAGATTTTTCGCATACGCACGAACACATTCTGACGATTGCCCGCAGTGTGCTGGAGCGGGGTGTGCAGCCTGGCACTGCCCTGAACGTCAACTTTCCGGGCCGCACCGCCGAACCGTTGAAAGGCATCCGCATCTGTCGGCAGGCCAATGCCAAATGGCAGGAAGTATTTGACGAACGGCGCGACCCGCATGGTCGGCGGTACTTCTGGTTGGCAGGCGATTTCGTAAATTTCGACGCGCACGCCGAAGATACCGACGAATACGCGCTCTCACAAAATTATACCTCAGTTGTGCCGTGTCAGTACGACCTAACCTCGTATAGCATGATGAACGAATTGAGAAACTGGAACCTGTAA
- a CDS encoding NUDIX domain-containing protein yields the protein MNETENPWQTLNSSVKYDNPWLAIRHEEVLTPAGTPGIYGVVSFKNKAIGIVPIDADGNTYLVGQYRYPLNEYSWEIPEGGCPIGTDPLDSARRELREETGLEAKTWTKIARIHTSNSATDEEGFLYIAEDLVQGNHEPEETEDLKIWKLPLSEAVEMAMTSRITDALSVSGLLMVARLRGL from the coding sequence ATGAACGAAACCGAAAATCCCTGGCAGACGCTCAACTCGTCGGTCAAATATGATAATCCGTGGTTAGCTATCCGGCACGAAGAAGTGCTTACCCCCGCCGGTACGCCCGGTATTTATGGCGTGGTTAGTTTCAAAAATAAAGCTATTGGTATTGTACCTATCGATGCCGACGGTAACACCTATTTGGTTGGACAATACCGATATCCGCTCAACGAATACTCGTGGGAAATACCCGAAGGTGGCTGCCCCATCGGCACCGACCCGCTCGACTCGGCCCGGCGCGAACTGCGCGAAGAAACCGGCCTCGAAGCCAAAACGTGGACCAAAATAGCCCGCATCCACACGTCTAATTCGGCTACTGATGAAGAAGGGTTTTTGTACATAGCCGAAGATTTGGTGCAGGGCAACCACGAACCCGAAGAAACTGAAGATCTTAAAATCTGGAAGCTGCCCTTATCTGAAGCTGTTGAGATGGCAATGACCAGCCGCATCACCGATGCACTCAGCGTCAGTGGCTTATTGATGGTTGCAAGATTGCGGGGCCTCTAA
- a CDS encoding cation diffusion facilitator family transporter, which produces MLTQRIKYRWMGISLGLSVVLLLIKFTAYFLTGSAAILTDAIESIVNVIASGFAFYSIYLAGQPRDQNHPYGHGKVEFLSSGFEGAMILSAGIVILWQSILSFFEPHELTNLDWGVVLIGLTAAANAFVGWRLIRIGQKTDSLALTADGHHLLLDTFSSGIVMAGIGIVALTGQRWIDSVLSLGLSLVIIYNGIRLVRQSVARLMDETDAPTLDRVVSLLNVHKDRNWIDVHNLRIQKYGADLHIDCHLTLPYYWELTQVHDEVHHFEDTLKEGFSNEVEIFVHTDPCMKECCHYCRVADCPVRAFAFVRDVDWTAGNLPLNQKHFVPLTPTPSDSLKSGD; this is translated from the coding sequence ATGCTCACACAACGCATTAAATACCGCTGGATGGGCATTTCGTTGGGCTTGAGCGTAGTACTGTTACTCATCAAGTTTACAGCCTATTTCCTTACCGGCTCGGCGGCCATTCTGACCGACGCCATCGAATCCATCGTTAACGTCATTGCCAGCGGGTTCGCTTTTTACAGCATTTACTTAGCCGGACAACCGCGCGACCAAAACCATCCCTACGGCCACGGAAAGGTTGAATTTCTGTCGTCGGGTTTCGAGGGAGCTATGATTTTGTCGGCGGGCATTGTCATTCTGTGGCAGTCTATTCTAAGCTTTTTTGAACCTCACGAACTCACCAACCTCGACTGGGGCGTGGTGCTGATTGGCCTGACCGCTGCGGCCAACGCTTTCGTAGGCTGGCGGCTGATTCGTATCGGCCAGAAAACCGATTCACTCGCCCTTACCGCCGACGGCCACCACCTGCTGCTCGACACCTTCAGCAGCGGTATCGTTATGGCGGGCATTGGTATTGTGGCCCTGACCGGCCAACGCTGGATCGACTCGGTTCTGTCGCTGGGCCTTTCGCTGGTGATTATTTACAACGGTATTCGGCTGGTTCGGCAATCGGTAGCCCGGCTCATGGACGAAACCGACGCCCCTACGCTCGACCGGGTGGTGTCGCTGCTGAACGTGCATAAAGACCGCAACTGGATCGATGTTCACAACCTCCGTATTCAGAAATACGGGGCCGATCTGCACATCGACTGCCACCTGACCCTACCCTATTACTGGGAACTGACGCAGGTACACGACGAGGTCCATCATTTTGAAGATACACTGAAAGAAGGATTCAGCAACGAAGTCGAAATATTCGTGCATACCGACCCCTGCATGAAAGAATGCTGCCACTACTGCCGCGTAGCCGACTGCCCAGTGCGGGCCTTCGCTTTCGTCCGCGACGTAGACTGGACTGCCGGGAATCTGCCCCTCAACCAAAAGCACTTTGTGCCGCTGACGCCCACCCCTTCCGACTCGCTCAAAAGCGGTGACTGA
- a CDS encoding GH3 family domain-containing protein, with protein MTLLGSMLKNGIRLTNAVQLRKQNAYKQQRKAFRKLIGKARYTDFGKTYHFDELLGAAEFGTDREFYEKFKQHVPIHDYNRMFDGWWKRALGGERDVTWPGRVKYFALSSGTSEAASKYIPVTKAMQKAIQRTGVRQILTLGRYQNLPSTLYEKGYLMLGGSTDLNVREGHYEGDLSGITASKIPFWFERFYKPGKEIAQERDWALKLDEITEQAADWDIGYVVGVPAWIQLLMEKIIARYQVKTIHDIWPNLMVFCHGGVSFEPYRAGFEKLLAHPITYIETYLASEGFIAYQTHPNAEGMELVLNNGLFFEFIPFTEQNFSSDGDLVANPETLMIDEVEEGKEYALLLSTCSGAWRYLIGDTIKFVNKRRAEIVITGRTKHFLSLCGEHLSVDNMNKAIEMVSDELGISVREFTVAGVTHDTLFAHNWYIGTDDAVDPADLRNRIDQKLKELNDDYAVERRHALKEITVNVLPAATFYRWMESKGKLGGQHKFPRVLKKGLINEWEAFLSVNS; from the coding sequence ATGACACTTCTCGGCAGCATGTTGAAGAATGGCATTCGCCTGACGAATGCCGTTCAACTACGCAAACAAAATGCTTACAAGCAACAGCGCAAAGCATTTCGCAAACTCATCGGCAAAGCCCGCTACACGGATTTTGGCAAAACCTACCACTTCGACGAACTCCTTGGCGCGGCTGAGTTTGGCACTGACCGCGAATTCTACGAAAAATTCAAGCAGCACGTTCCAATCCACGACTACAACAGGATGTTCGATGGCTGGTGGAAACGTGCGCTTGGCGGTGAACGCGACGTGACATGGCCGGGCCGGGTTAAGTATTTCGCGCTCAGTTCAGGAACGTCGGAAGCCGCTTCCAAATATATTCCGGTCACGAAGGCCATGCAAAAAGCCATTCAACGAACCGGCGTCCGGCAAATTCTTACCCTGGGTCGGTATCAGAACCTGCCTTCTACGCTCTATGAAAAAGGCTACCTCATGCTGGGCGGCAGCACTGATCTGAACGTTCGGGAAGGGCATTATGAAGGCGACCTGAGCGGCATTACGGCCAGCAAAATTCCGTTCTGGTTCGAGCGGTTTTATAAGCCCGGCAAAGAAATTGCACAGGAGCGAGACTGGGCATTGAAGCTTGACGAAATTACCGAGCAGGCTGCCGATTGGGACATTGGCTACGTGGTGGGCGTGCCAGCCTGGATTCAGTTGCTGATGGAAAAAATCATTGCCCGTTATCAGGTTAAAACCATTCACGACATCTGGCCGAACCTGATGGTTTTCTGCCACGGGGGTGTATCGTTCGAACCATATCGGGCTGGTTTCGAGAAGCTTCTGGCTCACCCCATCACCTATATCGAAACGTATCTGGCCTCCGAGGGTTTCATTGCCTACCAGACTCATCCCAACGCCGAAGGCATGGAACTGGTGCTGAACAACGGGCTGTTTTTTGAATTTATCCCGTTTACGGAGCAGAATTTTTCGTCGGATGGCGACTTGGTTGCCAATCCCGAAACGCTGATGATTGACGAGGTGGAAGAAGGCAAAGAATACGCACTGCTGCTATCGACCTGCTCGGGCGCGTGGCGGTATCTAATCGGCGACACAATTAAGTTCGTGAACAAACGCCGGGCCGAAATCGTGATTACGGGCCGCACCAAGCATTTCCTGAGCCTGTGTGGTGAACACCTCTCGGTCGACAATATGAACAAAGCCATCGAGATGGTTTCTGATGAGTTGGGCATTTCAGTACGCGAGTTCACGGTGGCAGGCGTAACGCACGATACGCTGTTCGCGCACAACTGGTACATAGGCACCGACGATGCCGTAGACCCCGCCGACCTCCGCAATCGCATCGACCAGAAACTGAAAGAACTTAACGACGATTACGCCGTTGAACGCCGACACGCGTTGAAAGAAATCACGGTAAACGTATTACCCGCAGCTACCTTTTACCGATGGATGGAATCGAAAGGAAAGCTGGGCGGTCAGCACAAATTTCCGCGCGTCTTGAAAAAAGGATTGATTAATGAATGGGAAGCGTTCCTTTCAGTGAACAGTTAA
- a CDS encoding DUF4136 domain-containing protein: MKRVLVIAVLLPVLVAACSPYRITRNQADRSAAWSAYRTFAFVDTSRISPVPGEAYRTAMEQIKQAVSAELRNRGYQPTRDNPDLLVNLGAVVKEKTQTRQTTIQEAPRYIGQRRYSWQSQEVPVGTYNEGTVNLHVVDAQRNALVWDVAVSSVLSPKGVNQKQINQAVAKVFEKFPGKN; this comes from the coding sequence ATGAAACGAGTTCTTGTAATTGCTGTACTGCTGCCTGTTTTGGTAGCTGCCTGTTCGCCGTATCGCATCACCCGCAATCAGGCTGATCGGTCGGCTGCGTGGTCGGCCTATCGGACGTTTGCTTTTGTTGATACAAGCCGGATTAGTCCGGTGCCGGGCGAAGCCTATCGAACCGCCATGGAGCAGATCAAGCAAGCGGTCAGTGCCGAACTGCGCAACCGGGGCTACCAACCTACCCGCGACAATCCGGATTTGTTAGTGAATCTGGGGGCTGTTGTAAAAGAGAAAACGCAAACCCGGCAAACCACCATTCAGGAAGCTCCACGCTATATCGGACAGCGTCGGTATTCATGGCAGAGTCAGGAGGTGCCAGTTGGCACGTATAACGAAGGAACCGTAAACCTCCACGTGGTCGACGCTCAGCGAAACGCGCTTGTGTGGGATGTAGCTGTATCGAGCGTTCTTTCTCCGAAGGGCGTTAATCAAAAACAAATCAACCAGGCCGTTGCGAAGGTATTCGAGAAATTTCCCGGAAAAAATTAG
- a CDS encoding LysE family translocator has translation MFLPILYGFLLGTALCLTFGTVFFALIQNSVDNGFRSGLKIIFGVIVGDALFVLAALLGTSFIPKVQGFEHLMAVVGVLFLTAMGLVNILSGTPRLAYPQTRFGNFVYYFSTGFFLNALNPVNFISWVTIVAYIRSHLHYAPGQQYGFMIAALIGVFVTESALAYYANRLKRLFTPRVVTLFNRTTGFVFLAVAAQIAYTRLYQPITQMMNW, from the coding sequence GTGTTTCTACCCATACTTTATGGTTTTCTGCTTGGTACGGCCCTGTGCCTGACGTTCGGAACCGTCTTTTTTGCGCTGATTCAGAATAGTGTGGATAATGGATTTCGCTCTGGGCTGAAAATTATTTTCGGCGTTATCGTGGGCGATGCACTCTTTGTGCTGGCGGCTCTGCTCGGCACGTCGTTTATTCCGAAAGTGCAGGGTTTTGAACACCTGATGGCCGTAGTAGGCGTACTGTTCCTGACGGCAATGGGCTTAGTCAATATTTTGAGCGGAACGCCCCGGCTGGCTTATCCGCAAACCCGCTTCGGTAACTTTGTGTATTATTTCTCCACCGGCTTTTTCCTGAACGCGCTGAACCCGGTCAACTTCATCTCGTGGGTAACGATTGTGGCCTACATCCGGTCGCATCTGCACTACGCGCCGGGGCAACAATACGGCTTCATGATAGCCGCGCTGATCGGCGTTTTCGTGACCGAATCGGCATTGGCGTACTATGCTAACCGACTCAAACGGCTTTTTACGCCCCGCGTTGTTACCCTGTTCAACCGCACAACAGGCTTCGTTTTTCTGGCCGTAGCCGCCCAGATTGCCTATACGCGCTTGTATCAACCGATCACACAGATGATGAATTGGTAA
- a CDS encoding SDR family NAD(P)-dependent oxidoreductase encodes MTTEAGKTALITGASSGIGRELATLFAKDGYNLVLVARSEDKLQQLADKYRQQFGISQVTVIEKDLANPSAPQEIYDEVTGQNITVNVLVNNAGFGEYGKFATETDLQKELSVIQVNLTALVHLTKLFLKDMVTRNEGKILMLGSIASIMPNPMMAVYGATKSFIYSFSEALRNEVKDTDVNITVLMPPATDTDFFNKAGAMNTVAQETARQMDPADVAKEGYDALMKGKDKAIAGFQTKLQAAAFRVLPDSVVSNAARAQMKTKAEAEQEKSSSALVLGIGIAALAVAGIVLATYRNASPYDRARYRYKAYRTKKSAQNALDSVVDTVASAYHNSKANVEKALV; translated from the coding sequence ATGACAACGGAAGCAGGAAAAACCGCGCTTATTACAGGCGCGTCGAGCGGTATTGGCCGCGAACTCGCTACGCTTTTTGCCAAAGATGGCTATAACCTTGTGCTGGTTGCCCGCAGCGAAGACAAACTTCAGCAATTGGCCGATAAATACAGACAGCAGTTCGGTATCTCGCAGGTAACGGTCATCGAAAAAGACCTCGCCAACCCATCGGCCCCGCAGGAAATATACGACGAGGTGACGGGTCAGAATATCACGGTCAATGTGCTGGTGAACAACGCCGGTTTTGGTGAATACGGCAAGTTTGCCACTGAAACCGATTTACAGAAAGAACTGAGCGTGATTCAGGTGAACCTGACTGCACTGGTACATCTGACCAAGTTATTTCTGAAAGACATGGTGACGCGCAACGAGGGCAAAATTCTGATGCTCGGTTCGATTGCATCGATTATGCCAAACCCCATGATGGCCGTTTACGGGGCTACCAAGTCATTCATTTATTCGTTTTCCGAAGCACTGCGAAATGAGGTGAAAGACACCGACGTGAACATCACGGTGTTGATGCCACCTGCTACCGACACAGATTTCTTCAACAAAGCCGGAGCGATGAACACTGTAGCGCAGGAAACCGCCCGCCAGATGGACCCCGCCGACGTAGCAAAAGAAGGCTACGACGCACTGATGAAAGGCAAAGACAAGGCCATTGCCGGTTTCCAGACCAAACTTCAGGCCGCAGCTTTCCGCGTGTTGCCCGATTCGGTGGTGAGCAACGCTGCCCGTGCCCAGATGAAAACAAAAGCTGAAGCCGAACAGGAAAAAAGCTCATCGGCTCTGGTACTTGGCATTGGTATAGCAGCCCTCGCCGTTGCCGGTATTGTACTCGCAACATACCGTAACGCCAGCCCTTACGACCGCGCCCGGTATCGCTATAAAGCGTATCGAACCAAAAAGTCAGCTCAAAATGCGCTCGACTCGGTAGTTGACACCGTAGCCAGCGCCTACCACAACAGCAAAGCCAACGTGGAGAAAGCACTGGTGTAG
- a CDS encoding phytanoyl-CoA dioxygenase family protein, which yields METMTPTMTPSMVPNNAHKDIPGNPSTATSSKQSLNDRSSGKPLRVLSEDDWQFWKHNGYIVVKQAVPRQQAERLANFLWEFEEKDPGNSDTWYAPPRAEMKMKELTNSGMVELYNHQYEWDNRQTQRVYDAFVDIWGTEKLWVTIDRANLNFPMRPGHEFNGFIHWDYDPETRPQNVQGVLALADQTDENMGGFQCIPELYRTYDTWKLTQPANRDRFKPDTTGFEFTKVKMETGDLLIFNSTQPHGIRPNLSNDKVRIAQYISMMPAEEDNESLRQWRITSWRDRIAPEGYAFPGDPRNWERNREKTAELSPLGRKLLGIDRWEG from the coding sequence ATGGAAACAATGACCCCGACCATGACGCCCTCAATGGTGCCGAATAATGCCCACAAAGACATTCCTGGCAACCCCTCAACGGCTACCAGCAGCAAACAATCGCTGAACGACCGCTCTTCTGGCAAACCCCTGCGCGTGCTGTCGGAAGATGACTGGCAATTCTGGAAACACAACGGCTATATTGTTGTCAAACAAGCTGTTCCCCGCCAACAGGCCGAACGGCTCGCCAATTTTCTGTGGGAGTTTGAAGAAAAAGACCCCGGCAATTCCGATACCTGGTACGCGCCACCCCGCGCCGAAATGAAAATGAAAGAACTGACAAACAGCGGCATGGTCGAACTTTACAATCATCAATATGAGTGGGATAACCGACAGACGCAACGCGTGTACGACGCTTTCGTCGATATATGGGGTACCGAAAAACTCTGGGTCACAATCGACCGCGCCAACCTGAATTTTCCGATGCGGCCCGGCCATGAGTTCAACGGGTTTATTCACTGGGATTATGACCCGGAAACCCGCCCGCAAAACGTACAGGGCGTACTGGCTCTGGCCGACCAAACCGATGAAAACATGGGCGGGTTTCAGTGCATTCCCGAACTCTACCGAACGTATGACACCTGGAAGCTCACGCAACCCGCCAACCGCGACCGCTTCAAACCCGATACCACCGGTTTCGAGTTTACCAAAGTGAAGATGGAAACGGGCGACCTGCTGATTTTCAACAGCACCCAGCCGCACGGTATCCGCCCTAATTTATCCAACGATAAAGTCCGTATAGCTCAGTATATTTCAATGATGCCTGCCGAAGAAGATAATGAATCCCTGCGGCAGTGGCGCATTACCTCCTGGCGCGACCGCATCGCCCCCGAAGGCTACGCATTCCCCGGCGACCCCCGCAACTGGGAACGCAACCGCGAAAAAACCGCCGAACTCAGCCCGCTTGGCCGCAAACTGCTGGGAATTGACCGGTGGGAGGGATAA
- a CDS encoding SDR family NAD(P)-dependent oxidoreductase, with translation MKQGTGKTALVTGAGSGIGQELAKLFAQDGFNLVLVDHNEEPLHRLAEVFESNYGTETVTVINKDLAREDVAIELYEEVKAKGITVNILVNNAGISTYGKFATETNWEREKEVVHLNVLTTTLLTKLFLNDMVARNEGRILQLASMVSITPFPLMAVYAATKAYVWSLTQSLRNELKDTNVTVTALMPNATATNFFREADAPKLNVEGMLDDPAMVARDGYKALMKGEAKVVPGGLANKAQEVMAYLSPQEALAGMMRWLLTPKHESDRSDDKTPNWAIGLGVVAAAVAGYALVSAYNNLGPVDKMRYRYKAKSLGNSANNALSSVADSVLGAYHNGKAKVEEALA, from the coding sequence ATGAAACAGGGAACTGGGAAAACGGCACTCGTTACGGGAGCTGGTAGTGGTATCGGGCAGGAATTAGCCAAACTTTTTGCACAGGACGGCTTTAATCTGGTGCTGGTCGACCATAACGAAGAGCCGCTACACCGCCTGGCCGAAGTGTTTGAAAGCAATTACGGCACAGAAACAGTTACGGTCATTAACAAAGACCTGGCCCGCGAAGACGTAGCCATTGAACTGTATGAAGAAGTGAAGGCCAAAGGAATCACGGTCAATATCTTAGTAAACAACGCCGGTATCAGCACGTATGGCAAGTTTGCCACCGAAACCAACTGGGAGCGCGAAAAAGAGGTAGTTCACCTGAACGTGCTGACAACTACGCTGCTGACCAAGCTGTTTCTGAACGACATGGTAGCCCGCAACGAAGGTCGGATTCTGCAATTGGCATCGATGGTGTCGATTACGCCCTTCCCGCTCATGGCCGTGTATGCCGCCACAAAAGCCTACGTCTGGAGCCTGACACAGTCACTTCGCAACGAGTTGAAAGATACCAACGTAACGGTTACGGCTCTGATGCCGAACGCTACGGCCACCAACTTTTTCCGCGAAGCCGACGCACCCAAACTGAACGTAGAAGGTATGCTGGACGACCCGGCGATGGTGGCCCGCGATGGCTACAAAGCCCTGATGAAAGGCGAGGCCAAAGTGGTGCCGGGCGGTTTAGCCAACAAAGCGCAGGAGGTTATGGCCTACCTGTCGCCCCAGGAAGCCTTGGCCGGTATGATGCGCTGGTTATTAACACCCAAGCACGAATCAGACCGTAGCGACGACAAAACACCTAACTGGGCTATTGGCTTAGGCGTGGTGGCGGCTGCCGTGGCTGGTTACGCGCTGGTATCAGCCTACAACAATTTAGGCCCGGTCGATAAAATGCGGTATCGGTACAAAGCCAAATCACTGGGCAATTCAGCTAACAACGCCCTATCGTCCGTTGCCGATTCCGTACTCGGCGCATATCACAACGGGAAGGCGAAAGTAGAAGAAGCACTGGCGTAG